One stretch of Patagioenas fasciata isolate bPatFas1 chromosome 9, bPatFas1.hap1, whole genome shotgun sequence DNA includes these proteins:
- the LOC139828590 gene encoding uncharacterized protein, whose translation MGNTASVEEKIIVRSILQLAARTGRILEKDAVERLLLFAQRKGCVRSTDEFFSPGTWEDIGTELWEAVTRGSREACDLAGPWREVRQLMREVSEEPELCAVPSEPPAASCPPSENSEESTPLVCPISDLEFWGGEQIIPSAPVEPLPGSDNEWQQPASFNKPGQVNPADVPLPEDPMEHQDGAPQNRPDFQEESHVQSLKDLLRRQESQMQEVLEAMKRLDGGNHKNSWIPAKWVRPWLANREETDCSDDNP comes from the exons atgggaaacacggcatccgtggaagaaaaaataatagtgagaagtattctgcagctggctgcaagaacaggaagaattttggaaaaagacgcggtggagcgccttttactattcgcccagcgtaagggctgtgttcgttcgacggacgaatttttttctcccggtacatgggaggacatagggaccgaactatgggaagcggttacaagggggagccgcgaggcttgcgatctcgccggaccctggcgggaggtcaggcagctaatgcgggaagtctcagaggagccggagctgtgtgccgtcccctcggagccgcccgccgcgagctgcccaccctccgagaactccgaagaatcaacaccgctggtatgtcccatatcagatctggagttctggggcggagagcaaattataccctctgcgcccgttgagccattgcctggctccgacaacgaatggcagcaaccggcaagtttcaacaagccaggacaagttaatccagccgacgtgcctttgccggaggacccgatggaacaccaggacggagcaccgcagaatcgccctgacttccaggaggagagccacgtgcagagcctgaaggacttactgagacggcaggagagccagatgcaagaagttctagaagctatgaaacgactagatggcg gtaaccacaaaaattcatggatcccagcaaagtgggtgagaccttggctagctaacagagaagaaaccgattgcagtgatgacaacccttaa